In the Fretibacterium sp. OH1220_COT-178 genome, GTCGTCGGGGAGGTCGGAAAGGCGCCCAACATCGAGGCCTGTCGGGCCCTGATTCAGGACCTGGCCCTGAAGCCGGTCCGATCCGTCCGCCGTCTGGGGGTCGTGATGGCGGCCGATCGGCTGCTTCTTCCCGCCGCGAACAGCCTGCTGAAGCTGGCGGAGGAGCCTCCGTCCCACGCCTGCATCCTCTTTTTGCTGGAGGGAACCGTTCTGTTGCCCACGCTTCGCAGCCGTGCGCGCCTCTCGGTTCTGGCCGGACCGCTGGAGGTGGAGGGGGCGCCGCCGCCTGGGGACGACGCGGATTGGCTTCGATGGGTCGGGGAGGCCGGGGATTTCGGGGCGATCGCAGGCGATTTGGCGGCGTGGCGGGTCCATGCGCTCCGTTCGGGGGACGTCGAGCTTGCCGCGCGCTTCGAGCGGCTCAGGCTGATCGCGGAGTCGGGAAAACTCTCGGTCCCCGTGTTTTGCGATCTTTTGACTTTGGCACTCAGGGAGGAGCTTCCTTTTGAGCATTTATTTGGCGACTTTCGGTAAGCTGCGCTATCTTGGCCTGGCCGAGATTCCCGATCCGGCCGCTGCGGAGACCCGATGGATCCTCATCAGGACGGTTCGGGGCCTGGAGATGGGGCTGCTGGGAGGCCCGCTGTCCCAGGAACAGGAGGCGAAGTATCGTGCGTCCTGCCTGGAGGACGTCGGGGGAGGGGACCAGACGCGCGGTCCGGAGCCCATGCTCCAGGAGGTCGAGTACGTGCAGAATGCGGACGCCGAGCAGGTCGAAGCGTACTATCAGTGCCGAAACGACGAGAACGAGGTCCTGGTCCGGGCCCGGGAGATCCTGGTCTCGCAGGGCATCCAGATGAAGCTGGTGGACGTCGAGTTCCTCATGGACCGCAAGAAGCTCTTCTTCTACTTCACCTCGGAGCAGCGGGTCGATTTCCGGGCCTACGTCCGGGATCTCGCCAAGGAGTTCAGGACCCGCATCGAGATGCGTCAGATCGGGGTGAGGGACGAGGCGCGCGTGGTGCGCGGCGTCGCCCCCTGCGGAAGGCCCTGTTGCTGCAGCTACTGGCTTCACCGGTTCACGCCCATCTGCATCCGCATGGTCAAGGAGCAGAACCTGGCCCTGAACCCCACGAAGATATCGGGCATCTGCGGCCGTCTGATGTGCTGCATGGCCTACGAGCATCCGCTCTACAACAAGCTGTGGAAGTCCCTTCCCAGTCCCGGGTCCAAGGTCAGGACGGAGAACGGAAACTACGTCCTGGAGAGCGTGGACCTCTCTGCGGAGTGCGTTCGGGTCCGCTTCCCCAGCGGCCGCGTCGTGCCGGTCTCCGTCGCGGAGTTTCAGGACTTCAAGGATGCCGTCCTCCAGGGCAAGGATTGGGGGGACGAGGGCGCCGGCGCGCCGGCGCCGCGTTTCCCGTCGGGGCCGCGCAGAACGGCACCGAAAAGGGACCCCGGGCCGGGAAAGGGCGACGCCCGCCCTTCGCTGCCCCATCGTCTCAAGCCCGAGAAGATCTCCCTGGACGAGCACCTGGCGGGACGGGAACGGCTGCAGTCCGACGCGGCCCCGGGGCTCGACGGAGGCGCGGCCGAGGAGAGGAATGGGGCGCCGCGGAAGCGGCGCCGCCGAAAGAGCGGAGCGGCCGCGAGGGAGGGCGCGCGGCCGGAGGGAGCCTCCGTGCCGGCGCCGCATCCCGAGGGCGGCGGCACGGAGAGGGCGAACAGGCCCCAGAGGCCTCCTCGTGCCCAGGCACCCCGACAGGGGGGGACCGAGGCCGGAGCGGTCTCCGCTCCGGGCGGAGGAGAGGCCCCTCGGGAGGGGCGCCGCTCGAGGCCGCGCCGTAGGCCGGACGGGCGTGACCGGCGCTCTCAGGACCGCCCGGAGGGCGGCGGGGACAATGG is a window encoding:
- the ricT gene encoding regulatory iron-sulfur-containing complex subunit RicT; translated protein: MSIYLATFGKLRYLGLAEIPDPAAAETRWILIRTVRGLEMGLLGGPLSQEQEAKYRASCLEDVGGGDQTRGPEPMLQEVEYVQNADAEQVEAYYQCRNDENEVLVRAREILVSQGIQMKLVDVEFLMDRKKLFFYFTSEQRVDFRAYVRDLAKEFRTRIEMRQIGVRDEARVVRGVAPCGRPCCCSYWLHRFTPICIRMVKEQNLALNPTKISGICGRLMCCMAYEHPLYNKLWKSLPSPGSKVRTENGNYVLESVDLSAECVRVRFPSGRVVPVSVAEFQDFKDAVLQGKDWGDEGAGAPAPRFPSGPRRTAPKRDPGPGKGDARPSLPHRLKPEKISLDEHLAGRERLQSDAAPGLDGGAAEERNGAPRKRRRRKSGAAAREGARPEGASVPAPHPEGGGTERANRPQRPPRAQAPRQGGTEAGAVSAPGGGEAPREGRRSRPRRRPDGRDRRSQDRPEGGGDNGKGEA